The region GTCTTCGATCGAGTTGATCGGCTCTTTGGTGATCAGGTGGTATGAGCCATCCGCCATCGCCCCGAGGAACCGCTGATTGTAGCTATCCCACTGCTCGTTCATGGCCGGCACGGTTGCATGCAACTCGTTGCCAATTTCGGTCAAAGCGTGAACATCGCCCACCAGAAACGGGGCATAAAAGTGCACGTTCTGCAGAGGCAGGTTTGCCGGTTCAAAGATGGTGCCGACCCAGGCCAAATCGGCCAGTCCAATCTCGACGCCTTCCAACGCGTTTGGCGCGTTAAACAATGCGCCCGCATAGGCTTCTGTCCAGGCGATCTGATGATCGCTTCCCTGTGCGGCAAGCCGCTTGTTTGTTTCCGGCACCACATGGTTGGTGATGACCTCAACCCATGGTAGAACCGGAGGGTGACTTGACCCGGCTGTCATGCGGATCGTGTCTGCGAATGTCACAGTGGATGATGCTGCCAAGCAGACAGCAGCCCACAGGTGTGTTCCTTTGAGTTTCAACATTTTCTCCTCCCAAAAAGTCTTTATGCGGATTTCTCCGCGTTTGCTCAGATCATTGCCAGGTGTTTCCCGACCAGCTGACGGATCCACCGTTCAGCCATTTACGGCCTTCCGCATATAGCTCTTCAACGCGGTCGCCTTTCAGGCCGGGCATGTTCTTTTCAACGTCGTAACCCACCTTCGTCTGGATGTAGGCCAGATGGCGGTAGCCGATTGGAAACTGCTCAAGCAGCGCCTGATCAAGGACCAGTTCCGCGTTTGGATCAACGGCATCCAATCGGTCTTTTTCGTAGATCGGTTGGCGCAGACACATGCCCCAAACGCCATCGCGTTTTTCCAGAAAATCATAGAAGCGACCGGTGCAGACAACGTCACAAGAGACGCCATGAACATCACCGCGCTGCGAGATGGTCATCTTGGTTTGCGTCACGGCGCGATTTCCTTGAATTTCGGCGTTGAACCCGCCCAGAAAGTGCAGAATGGATACGCCGCGCTTCCAGCCTTCCTTGTTCATTGCGATGAATTCATCGGCTGTGCCTTGTGTCCATGTGGCCATCATGCGCCCGTCGTCATGCCAGACTGTGCGGAATTTTTCCCACATTCCGGCATCGCGCCAGATGGCCCAATTATCGATGAGCTGCCTGAGTTCCAGGCGATCCAGAAGATCCTGTTTCACGTCCAAATTCCTTTCAGTTAGAACGGCGTTTTCCGACCGCCACGTTCGATTGTCAGCCACCGTGTCTGGGTAAAGGTCTCGACTGACCAACGCCCGCCATGACGCCCCATTCCGCTGTTTTTCACGCCCCCGAAAGGCACAGTCGGCTCGTCATAAATCGTTGTATCGTTGACATGCGCCATGCCGCTTTCGATGCGATGTGCCACACGCAGACCACGCGCTTCGTCACGGGTCATCACCGAGGCCGATAGCCCGTATTCGCTGTTATTAGCCAAGGCGATCGCTTCGTCTTCGCCGTCGGCAAATATAATATTTGCAACCGGTCCAAAGACTTCTTCGTGGAAGATATTCATATCAGGCGTCGCACCAGTGATCACTGTTGGCTCAAAGAACAACCCATCGCGCTTGCCGCCATGTTCCAAGGTAACGCCCTGTTCCAACGCCTGCGCAAGGCGCTGGTCGACGGCCTCGGCTTGCTTTTGGTTAATGATCGGGCCGATCTGGTTTTCCAACTTGGTCGGATCCCCCAGGTTCAGTTCTTTGGTGGCCGCGATGAATTTTGTCAGGAACGCGTCGGCCAGGGACCGGTCCACAATGATCTTTTCCGTGGCCATGCAGATTTGTCCCTGATGGAAAAACGCGCCGAACCGTGCTGCACTGATCGCCCGATCAAGATCCGCGTCATCCAGAACCAGAAGAGAATCCTTACTGCCCAGTTCAACACAGGCCTTTTTTAGCAATCCGCCCGCCGTCGCGGCTATTTGCTTTCCCACAGCGGTCGAACCGGTAAAGCTGATGGCCTTGACCAACGGATTGACGACCAACTCGTCACCCACTTCGGCCACGCGGTCTCGTGAGCAGGTCACCACGTTTAGAACACCCGGTGGCATCCCGGCCTCTTCGAATACTTCAGCCAGCATCAAGCCGCCGGTGATCGGAGTTTCCTCGGAAGGCTTCAACACGATCGTGTTGCCAACCGCCAGAGCGACACCAAGCCCCCGGCTGGACAGCAAAAGCGGCACATTCCACGGAGAGATGACCGAAATCACCCCCAACGGCGAGCGTTCAACCTGACTGACCTTGTGACTTTCAGATCGCAGTGTTTCGCCCATAACCGAATAGGCCTCGGCGGCGGCGGCGCGGTAAACCGTGGGGGCATAGTTGATTTCAAACATGCTTTTGCGCACCCAACCGCCGCATTCAGCGGTCAGGGCAGCAATAAACTCGTCGCGACGACGTTCCAGCACGTCAGCCACGCGGTTCAGCAAAATCGCGCGTTCCGTGAATGGCAATGCGGCCCAGGCAGGTTGCGCTTTAGAGGCCGCGCTAATGGCAGCGGCGGCATCCTGACGCCCAGCATCGGCAACCACTCCCCAAACCGCGCCGGTAGCAGGGTTTAGCACCTCGAAGGTTTTCCCGTCATGGGCTTTCACCCATTCACCGCCGATCGGCATGCCTTTTGTAGCAAATCGCGCGCTCAGCTTCTGATTTTTCATTAGTTCGTCAAGTGACAAAACAGGCCTCCCAATCAATGTTTAGAGCAGCGACGGCCACGGTATGTGCCTCCGCTGAGTTCATTTTCGTGATGCAAGCTTCAATGTGGGGATGTGGGCATCCACGTCTTTCCCCACAAACAGCCGTGCATAATCAAGCGTTGCATTCGAGTGTTCGCGCATGACCATTTCCGCGCGCATTGCATCGCCACGCATGATCGCGTCATGGATGACCGCATGCTGCGCATGGCCGATCGACATCCGCAAAAATTCGCCATCCAGACGGTCTGTGCGGGATGCAACAGCACCCAACTCGGCGAGTGGCAGATGTCGGATGCGATCATAGGCCATCATGATATATTCGTTTCCGCATTGCTCCATGATGGTCGTGTGAAACAGCGTGTTCGCCGTCTGATAGTCTTCGACATCACTGATCGACGCAGAATTCTTAGCAACGATGGCTTCGGTCAGCCGCAGGGAATGTGAAAAAGCGCGGCGGGCTTCTTCTGACGCGCCATTGGTGGCCATATAGCCGGCAGCGGTGCCCTCTAAAACGCCGCGTGCCATCAGTATCTTTTCGACATCACCGAGTTTGACTTCGCGCACTGTGTAGCCACGTCCGGGACGTTTCTCGACGAGACCGGTTGACTCAAGGCGCGCTAGCGCAAGTTTGGCCGGGGTTCGCGAAACTCCCAGCATTTGCGCGACCACGACTTCGGAAATCTTTTCTCCAGCCCCAATTTCACCTTCTAGGATCAACTGCCTTAGCTCCGATAGGACCCTTTGCTCTGCATCCGCCATGTCTGGCCTCCTGATATCAACTGCATGCATTATGGGATCCATTTTAGGGTTAACGGCGGGGATATTGAAGGGATATTGGCATTATTGGATTCTGTCAATAAATAATGCATCCATTATGCCAATAAATTTCCCCTATTGACACTTGATAGACTTTAATGGATCCATAATGGCGAACTATGGAGGTGCTGATGAACCATTTTTCCTACAAAGCAGGGGCCGCTCGAATCGAATTTGGGCGTGGAAGCTTTGCGCGGTTGCGCGATCTAGTGTCGGATTTGGCCTGCAATAGAGCTGTTGTTTTGGCGACGGCGCAGCAGACCGAAATCGCCCAAAGCGCTCAGAATCACCTCGGACCTACTGCTGCGGGGCTCTATGCTCGTGCCGTTATGCACACACCCGTCGAGGTGACAGAAGACGCTGTGGCCTACTGCGATTCCGTCCAAGCTGATTGTCTTATTTCAGTTGGCGGGGGATCAACGACCGGGCTGGGAAAGGCCATATCCTACCGGACAGGATTGCCGCATATCGTTGTTCCCACGACCTATGCGGGCTCGGAAGTTACGCCCATTTTGGGGCAGACCGAGGGTGGTTTGAAAACCACGATCAACGACCCCAAGGTTTTACCGAATGCGGTGATTTACGATCCGGAATTGACCGATTCCTTACCGCTAAAAATGAGTGTTGTCAGCGGGTTGAATGCAATGGCACACGCGGCCGAGGCGTTATACGCCCAAAACCGCAACCCCATTTCAACCGTGCTGGCCACCGAGGGGCTTTCGGCGATGAAAGACGGGCTGGCTCTGATTGCAACCGACCCCAACTCCAAGCCAGGGCGCGACGCCGCGCTTTACGGCGCTTGGCTTTGCGGGACCGTTCTTGGCCAGGTCGGCATGGCTCTACATCACAAGATTTGCCACACGCTGGGCGGCTCTTTCAACATGCCGCACGCCGAAACCCACGCGGTTATGCTGCCACATACAATCGGCTACAATGCGCAAGCCGTGCCGGAATTGTTAAAGCCGATCGCACGGGTGTTTGACGGAGAACCGGGGCCAGCCCTCTTTAACTACGCAAAATCGATCGGGTCCCCTGTCGCGCTCAAAGACTTGGGTTTCAACGAGGCCGACCTTGATCGGGCCGCATCAATCGCCACAAGCAATCCCTACTGGAACCCGCGGCCGTTTGATGAGGCTAGCGTGCGGGAGATGCTTCAGAATGCATTTGACGGCGCAGCTCCACCCCATGCAACCGAATAGTCCGAACTGAGACAACGAGGATCCCGAAATGGATGAACATGAATTTGGATATTTCACCGAAGAAAACTCGGTCGAAGTTGTTACCAACCGTAATAAAACCGCACAGAACCCGCGTCTGAAACAGGTGATGGAGGTCATCACACGAAAGCTGCATGAAGCTGTTAAAGAGATTGAGCCGACGGACGAGGAGTGGATGCATGCGGTCCAGTTCCTGACGAAAACCGGCCAGATCTGCGATGACTACCGTCAGGAGTATATCCTGCTTTCGGACATTCTGGGAGTCTCGATGCTAGTGGATGCAATCCAAAGCCGTCGACCTTCTGGTGCCACGGAAAACACGGTGCTGGGCCCATTCCATGTGGGTGATGTTCCGGAAATGGAGATGGGGTCAAATATCTGTCTTGACCAAAAGGGCGAGCCGATGTTCGTCCACGGCTTTATCCGTGATCTTGACGGCAACCCGTTGTCAGGGGCGCGCATTGATGTGTGGCAGGCCAATGACGAAGGCTTTTATGACGTGCAGCAGCGTGGCGTTCAGCCCGATTTCAACCTGCGCGGAGTGTTCCACACGGGCGAAGATGGACGGTATTGGTTCAAAGCCATCAAGCCGAAATACTACCCCATTCCCGATGATGGGCCGGTCGGTCAGTTGTTGGGACTTCTCGGGCGTCACCCCAATCGCCCTGCACACTTCCACTATCTGATCACGCTTGATGGGTATCAGAAACTGACAACGCACATCTTTGATCCCGATGACAAATACATCCATTCGGATGCGGTGTTCGGCGTCAAGGAGAGCCTGATGGCCGAATTCAAACGCGTCGATGACCCCGCCAAGGTGCAAGAGCATGGCTTTTCAGACGTCTACTATGACGTCGAATACGACTTCGTTCTCGCACCAAAAAAGGACAAGGAAACTGTCGCATGACAAACATACTTTTCATTTATGGCAGCCTTCGCAAACAGTCTTCCTCAAAAGCATTGACCAAAGCTTTGGCGGAACGGCTTGGCGGCCAATGTCACGTCACGATCGCCCAGATCGGCGACTTTCCGCACTTTAATTCGGACGTAAAGCCCAATAGCGCAGTCTCCACCTTTATTGACCAGATCGCGGCGGCCGATGGCGTCGTCATTGTCACGCCTGAATACAATTACAGCGTGCCAGGTCCCTTGAAAAACGCCATCGACTGGGCATCGCGCCCTGCGCTGAACTCGGTTTTCAAAGGCAAGCCGGTGTTCGTAATCTCAGTTTCGGCGGGCGCGTTGGGTGGTGTGCGTGCACAGGCGCATTTAAAATACATCCTTAATGGTATGCTCGCACAGGTTTTTCCCTCCCCCGAAATTGTCGTGGCCCATTCTGTGGCAGCGGTGGAAGACGGGAAATTCACCAACGATGCGACATTGGATTTCGCCTCCGAGAATCTGCGCGGTTTCCTGGACCTGCTTGGGGCAAGTGAAAATGTTCCGGCTTAACCGATCATTTAAGCATCACGACACAGTTGTTCAAACCTCGACGGACCTTTGCATTGCCGGCCCTTACATTGTCAAAACAAGATGGGAGATCTTCTAAATGCATGATGGAAAAACATATATCGTGACTGGTGTTGCTTCCGGCATCGGTGCCGAAACAGCACGCATCCTGAAGGAAAGCGGCGCAACAATTATCGGCGTGGACCGAAACGAGACCAACGCCGTCGATCAGTTCTACAAGGCTGATCTGGGTGATCCGTCTTCTATCGACGCGCTTGTCGAAATGTTGCCATCCGGTGTGGACGGGCTGGCCAATATCGCTGGCCTGCCGCCAACCATGCCCGCCAAAACGGTTCTGAAGGTCAACCTTTACGGGCTGCAACGCCTGACACTTGGCTGTCTACCCAAATTCGCCGATGGCGCTTCGATTGTAAACTTGGCCTCGCTGGCCGGGTTCGGCTGGGCCAACTCGCTTCCTCAAATCAAAGAGACTTTGGATTTGTCCCTGGGCGACAATCTCGACGGTTTTTGTGACGAACAGGGTCTCAGCGCGGATACCAGCGGCAGGTCCTACTTTCTGAGCAAAGAGGCGTTGATCGTCTGGACCATGGCCAATCGTTGGACCTGGCGGGATCGGGGGATCACCATGAATTGCGTCAGTCCGGGGCCAGTTGACACGCCCATCTTGGGGGATTTTCTGAAAACACTCGGCACGCGCGCCGAGGAAGACATGAAAGTCATGGATCGCCCCGGAACGCCGCAGGACGTGGCACCGGTCGTCGCATTTGCCCTGAGCGAACACGCCAAATGGTTCCGTGGCGCAAACCTGACAGCGGATGGCGGGATGTCAAACCACATCCTGTCAAACATTCACAAATTTTAAAGGAGCTTCCAATGGCAAAACTTGGTGAAGACCTCATCGGAACAAGTGGGATTGCTCCCTTTTTTAAAGTCTCGAATGCGGATGAGGTGTCGATCGACGCACCGGAAAACAGGCTGGGCGAGGCGTTGCGCACGTGGGTGCGATCCCTCAGCGGATTCCAGAAAGAGGCGCTGGTGCGCTCTGCAAAGACAGGCGACACATGGCGTCTTGTATCGGATGAGGGGCCGTATCTGAATGGGCATGACGCCGCCCCTTGTCCCTTGGCGTTCCTGTCCAGCGGGATGGTCGCAAGCTACATGAATGAGATCGTCGCGCTTGCCGATATTCAGGGTGTAGAGATCAGGAAGCTGCGTCTCATTCAAAACAACTACTACACGATGAAAGGCTCGATGCCCAAGCGCACGATGGTCGGTGGTGCCGATCCGGTCGAATTGGTCGTAGAGATCGACTGCGACCTTGATGACGGCGCGCTGACGCAATTCCTGATGAATGCGGTTCACGCATCGCCTTTAAACGGGCTGATGCGCGGCAAACTTGAAAGCCTCTTCAAGCTTGGCAAAAATGGCAACTCCCTGCCAACCGCAAAGGTTGAAGAACTGGACGCACCTCTGTTCCCGGATCCTGGCAACCATTTCGCCAAGGCGAAAGAAACGTCAAGCGATCTGACCATGATGGAGCCCATCGGGCTGACGCCGAAAAAGAACGTGTCTGGCGGCACAGCCAGCGCGGCAGGCAGCCTGGCTGCAGAACAGGATCGCCGCCTGAACATCGGCGCGATTGCAGAGTTGCGAGAAGACGGCATCAAAGACATCCAGCAAATGCAATATTCACCCTATGGAACCTCGTTTAGGTTCCTCAGCTCGGAAGATGGCCGTGCGCCGGATGCCAATTCGCTCATCAGTGCCGGAATCGGGTTCTGCTTCATGACGCAATTTGGGCGGTTCGTGTCGATGCTCAAGCTTGATCTACCCGACTATCGGATCGTTCAGGATACGCATTTTGGTCTGGGCGGGGCATCAGGGGGAACTGGCAAAGCTGGCACCGCTGAACCTATTGAAACGCATGTGTATCTGCATACCAGTGAAAGCGATGAAACCGCTCAGGAAATGCTCGATATCTCCGAACAGACCTGCTTTCTGCACGCGTTTTGCCGCACAGATTTGAAGACAAAGCTGAAAATCACGCGGGTCTAGTTGACTGACAGCACGCCGAAATCGTCACCCAAACAAGGAACGAAAATGACAAACCCCTGCATCATCTGCGTCGCCATCACGGGATCGTTGCCGACAAAAGCGGACAATCCAGCTGTGCCCATTTCAATTGCGGAACAAGTGGAAAGCACCCAGGAGGCGTTTGAAGCAGGGGCAACAATTTGCCACGCGCATGTGCGCAATCCCGATCAATCTCCCAGTTCAGATCCCGAGAAGTTCAGCCGACTTAAGGAAGGTTTGGAAAAGCACTGCCCGGGGATGATCATCCAGTTTTCCACCGGCGGGCGTTCGGGCGCGGGTCAAGAGCGTGGCGGAATGCTTGCATTGAAACCAGACATGGCATCCTTGTCTGTCGGATCAACCAATTTCCCGACACGGGTTTATGAAAATCCTCCTGCCCTGGTGGACTGGCTTGCGGGCGAGATGAAAAGCCATGGGATCAAAGCTGAAGTCGAAGCATTTGACCTGAGCCATATTTTTCGCGCAGCCCAGATGCACCGGGAAGGTTTGATTTCGGGGCTTCCTTATGTGCAATTCGTGATGGGGGTTAAAAACGCGATGCCTGCAGATCGCGAGGTTTTTGATTTCTACGTCGCGACCACTAAGCGTCTGTTCGGTGAAAAAACACCGTGGTGTGCGGCGGGTATTGGACCCAACCAGATTACCCTGAATGATTGGGCAATTTCATCTGGTGGGCATGCAAGGACCGGACTAGAAGACAACGTTAGGCTTGATCGGACAACTCTGGCACCATCCAACGCCGCCTTAGTTCAACGCGTCGTGCAACTGTGCGAATCCTACGGACGCTCCGTGGCATCAACCAGCGAAGCGCGCGAGATCCTTGGATTGACCACCCTTTGACAACAAACCCATGGTTCCCAAATAGGCCGGCCTCATCCTTGCCGGTCGTCAATATTCAAGTTGGCCGATCACCTGCGAACCAAAAAATTGGATCAATGGACCCCGCCGGCTCCTATCAGGACCAGAAGCCAATCCGAGCTGTGCGCTCACATGGGGAAGGTAGCATTGCCATGTCATCAAAAAAACAGGGCTTCATGCATATTCCGCGAACTGGCGCTTTGTTCGCATGCTTGATCTTAACCAAACCCAACTTGACCTAGTCTGATGCCACATCTCAAGCGACGACATTTTCCAGACCAGCCTGCAACAACAACTCTTGCACCACCGCATCCACACCATCCCGTATCTTTAGGTTGGTAAACAGAAACGGCCGTCCGCCGCGCATTTTTTCTGCATCGCGCGCCATGACCTCCAGCGACGCCCCGACATAGGGCGCAAGGTCGATCTTGTTGATGATCAGCACATCAGAGCGCGTCAGGGCAGGGCCGCCTTTGCGCGGAATTTCTTCGCCCGCCGCCACATCAATCACATAGACCGTGATGTCGGCCAATTCGGGGCTAAAGGTGGCCGACAGATTGTCGCCACCACTTTCGATTAAGATAATCTCAACCTCTGGATGGCGTTGCTGCATCTCAGCGACAGCCGCCAAGTTGATCGAGGCATCCTCGCGAATGGCCGTATGCGGGCAGCCGCCGGTTTCCACGCCAATGATACGATCACCGGGCAGAATTTGCATGCGTACCAGCGCCTCGGCATCTTCTTGGGTGTAAATGTCGTTGGTGATCACTCCGATCGAGAAGTGATCTTTCAAAGCCTCTGACAGACGTGCGGTCAAGGTGGTTTTACCAGCCCCGACGGGGCCGCCAATGCCAATGCGCAAAGGGCCGTTCATTTTGGTCATGATTGAAAAAGCCTTGGTTCCAGTGTTTCGTGCTGCATTGCGGCAATATCAGACAGAAACGCCGAGCTGCTGATATCGGTTGGGTCGATGTTTGCTGCGATCTGCGCCACCTCGACACAGGCAGGGCCAAGCTGCGCTAGCACTCGCTGTGCCGCGGTCTGTCCCAGGGGCATCAACCGTTGCGCCGCCGCCGTCAGGTTTGACAAGAAAGCCTGCAAATACAGGGTTACCGCCGCCTCGGGGTCAAGTTTTACCAGCTGCGCGGCATGGCCCAGGGCAACGGGGAACACATGGGGCGCAAGCGTCAGGCCCCAAACCTCTGCAGTCACCCGCACAAAGGCCGCGCCTTGGCGCTCGCTTTCGCGCAACCGTTCGCGCGCCGGCGCAAAGGCGCGTGCCATTGCGTCCAAATCTTGCACTGCCGCGGCGTCCGGGGCGCGATAGGCGCACCAAATCCAAGCCGCATCAGATTTGCCGCTGCCATGGCGCAAAATATCGCCCAGCCAGGCCTGCAAACTTGCCGCATCCGACACCCACCCCTTGGCAATCGCGCTTTCCAACCCGTGGGAAAAGGCAAATCCCCCCACGGGATAGGCAGGTGACAACCATTGCGTCAGGGTCAAAAGCCGTGGATCCATTGCAGCACTAGTGGGCATGGGCCGTCGCCACATGTTCGTGACTATGGGTGCGCCCATGGCCATAGGCCCCCCCTTCGGGGGTGAACGGTTCGACAGCCTCGGTTACGGTTGCGCCAAGATGCTCCAACATATGGCGAATAACCCCGTCGCGTTGGATCACCAACCGCGCCGCTTCGATCTGACATGGCGTATGACGGTTGCCAATATGCCAAGCCAACCGGTGCAGGCTGGCCCCGGTGACAATCAAAACATCTTCGGCCGCCGCCCGGATTTCCACCCGGCGCCCATCGGCCAATTCCAGCGTATCACCGTGATTCAGCGATGTGGTTTGTTCCAGATCCACCACAAAAGCCCAGCCGCCGCTGGTCACCAGTCGTTTGCGTCGCAAAAAGCGCCCATCATAATCCAACGTCACAAAAGCCTCGGCGGCCCCATGGCTATGACGATGCAGTTTCTGCGCAAGGGGAAGGTCAGTCATATATTGGCCTCAAAACATAAAGTAACGCTGCGCCATCGGCAGCTCTGTGGCCGGCTGGCAGGTTAACAATTCCCCATCCGCGCGTACCTCATAGGTTTCCGGGTGCACTTCGACCTGCGGCGTCGCACTGTTCAACTTCAGGTCCCGTTTGCCGATATTTCGGGTGTTTTGCACAGCCACGGTTTGCTTGGCCAAGCCCAGCTTGTCGCGCAGCCCGTCCGCCTGCGCCGCACCCGAAACAAAGGTCACCGCTGAATTCTCCACACTGCGCCCAAAGGCCCCAAACATCGGGCGTGAATAGACCGGTTGTGGTGTCGGGATCGACGCATTTGGATCGCCCATCTGCGCCATGGCAATAGTGCCCCCAAGCAAAACCATCTCGGGTTTGACGCCAAAAAACGCCGGATCCCACAAAACCAGATCCGCTCGTTTGCCCTCGGCAATGCTGCCAATTTCGTGGCTTAACCCATGGGCGATTGCCGGATTGATAGTGTATTTCGCAATATAGCGCCGCACCCGGAAATTGTCGTTCTCGCCGACCTCCTCGGCCAAACGCCCGCGCTGTTTCTTCATCTTATCAGCGGTTTGCCAGGTGCGGATCAATACCTCAGCTACGCGCCCCATCGCCTGACTGTCAGAGGCGATAATGCTAAACGCGCCCATATCATGCAGAATATCCTCGGCAGCAATGGTTTCACGCCTGATACGGCTTTCCGCGAATGCCACGTCCTCGGGGATCGATTTGTCCAGATGGTGACAGACCATCAACATATCCAGATGCTCTTCGATGGTGTTCACCGTAAAGGGCCGCGTCGGGTTTGTTGACGATGGCAGAACATGCTCTTCGCCACAGATTTTGATAATGTCAGGCGCATGGCCACCGCCCGCACCCTCGGTGTGAAACGCATGGATAGTCCGACCCTTCATCGCGCCAACCGTATGCTCGACAAAACCTGACTCATTTAACGTGTCGGTGTGGATCATCACCTGCACATCCATGGCGTCCGCCACCGACAGGCAGCAATCAATCGCTGCTGGGGTCGTGCCCCAATCCTCGTGCAGCTTTAACGCGCAAGCCCCGCCCAAAATCTGTTCTTCTAATGCGGCGGGCAAGCTGGCATTGCCCTTGCCCGCAAAGGCCAGGTTCATCGGAAAGGCATCTGCGGCCTGCATCATGCGACCAAGGTGCCAGGCACCGGGGGTACAGGTGGTGGCCAAAGTGCCATGGGCTGGCCCGGTGCCTCCGCCCAGCATGGTTGTTAAACCGCTGTGCAGCGCGTCATCAATCTGTTGCGGGCAAATGAAATGGATATGGCTGTCAAACCCACCAGCGGTCAAAATCCGACCCTCGCCAGCAATCACCTCGGTGCCGGGGCCGACAATGATATCAACGTTTGGCTGGGTATCAGGATTGCCGGCCTTGCCAACCTTATGAATACGCCCATCGCGCAGGCCGACGTCGGCCTTAAAAATCCCCGTATGATCGACGATCAAAGCATTGGTGATCACCGTATCCACGGCCCCCGCCGCACGGGTGACCTGCGATTGCCCCATGCCATCGCGGATCACTTTGCCGCCGCCAAACTTGACCTCTTCGCCATAAGGCCCGGTCAGGTCACGCTCGACCTCGATGATCAGGTCGGTGTCTGCAAGCCGCAGTTTGTCACCCACAGTGGGGCCAAACATCGCCGCATAGTCAGCTCGTTTAATGGTTGCTGGCATTACAACGCCCCCATGACTTTTTGATTAAACCCATAAACGCGACGCGCGCCCGAAATCGGGATCAGCTGCACTTCGCGACGCTGGCCCGGTTCAAAGCGCACCGCCGTGCCTGACGCGATATCCAGCCGCAGGCCATAGGCCGCATCCCGGTCAAATTCCAACGCAGGGTTGGTTTCTGCGAAATGATAATGACTGCCCACTTGCACCGGGCGGTCGCCGGTGTTGGCCACCATCAGCGTGATTGCCTCGGAGCCTTCGTTCAGCACCAAATCGCCCTCGGCGGCAAAGACCTCTCCGGGGATCATTTGCCAGAGGTCCGCAGGGCAACCACCGCCACAACCGCAATAGCAGCCAGACCCAGCATGATATTTTCTGTGCCATGCGGCGCAACATGCGCACCGCTATGAGCCAAGGCAGGCGCGGCAACAATGGAAAGGGGCAGGGCGATCTTTAGGGCGAATTTCATGGATAGGTCTCCTTAGCGAATGGGGTTGTGAACGGTGACAAGTTTGGTGCCATCCGGAAAGGTGGCTTCGACCTGCACGTCGTGGATCATTTCGGCAATGCCGGCCATGCATTGGTCACGGCGC is a window of Cognatishimia sp. WU-CL00825 DNA encoding:
- a CDS encoding OsmC family protein, translated to MAKLGEDLIGTSGIAPFFKVSNADEVSIDAPENRLGEALRTWVRSLSGFQKEALVRSAKTGDTWRLVSDEGPYLNGHDAAPCPLAFLSSGMVASYMNEIVALADIQGVEIRKLRLIQNNYYTMKGSMPKRTMVGGADPVELVVEIDCDLDDGALTQFLMNAVHASPLNGLMRGKLESLFKLGKNGNSLPTAKVEELDAPLFPDPGNHFAKAKETSSDLTMMEPIGLTPKKNVSGGTASAAGSLAAEQDRRLNIGAIAELREDGIKDIQQMQYSPYGTSFRFLSSEDGRAPDANSLISAGIGFCFMTQFGRFVSMLKLDLPDYRIVQDTHFGLGGASGGTGKAGTAEPIETHVYLHTSESDETAQEMLDISEQTCFLHAFCRTDLKTKLKITRV
- a CDS encoding 3-keto-5-aminohexanoate cleavage protein, which produces MTNPCIICVAITGSLPTKADNPAVPISIAEQVESTQEAFEAGATICHAHVRNPDQSPSSDPEKFSRLKEGLEKHCPGMIIQFSTGGRSGAGQERGGMLALKPDMASLSVGSTNFPTRVYENPPALVDWLAGEMKSHGIKAEVEAFDLSHIFRAAQMHREGLISGLPYVQFVMGVKNAMPADREVFDFYVATTKRLFGEKTPWCAAGIGPNQITLNDWAISSGGHARTGLEDNVRLDRTTLAPSNAALVQRVVQLCESYGRSVASTSEAREILGLTTL
- the ureG gene encoding urease accessory protein UreG; the encoded protein is MTKMNGPLRIGIGGPVGAGKTTLTARLSEALKDHFSIGVITNDIYTQEDAEALVRMQILPGDRIIGVETGGCPHTAIREDASINLAAVAEMQQRHPEVEIILIESGGDNLSATFSPELADITVYVIDVAAGEEIPRKGGPALTRSDVLIINKIDLAPYVGASLEVMARDAEKMRGGRPFLFTNLKIRDGVDAVVQELLLQAGLENVVA
- a CDS encoding urease accessory protein UreF, whose product is MPTSAAMDPRLLTLTQWLSPAYPVGGFAFSHGLESAIAKGWVSDAASLQAWLGDILRHGSGKSDAAWIWCAYRAPDAAAVQDLDAMARAFAPARERLRESERQGAAFVRVTAEVWGLTLAPHVFPVALGHAAQLVKLDPEAAVTLYLQAFLSNLTAAAQRLMPLGQTAAQRVLAQLGPACVEVAQIAANIDPTDISSSAFLSDIAAMQHETLEPRLFQS
- a CDS encoding urease accessory protein UreE, which codes for MTDLPLAQKLHRHSHGAAEAFVTLDYDGRFLRRKRLVTSGGWAFVVDLEQTTSLNHGDTLELADGRRVEIRAAAEDVLIVTGASLHRLAWHIGNRHTPCQIEAARLVIQRDGVIRHMLEHLGATVTEAVEPFTPEGGAYGHGRTHSHEHVATAHAH
- the ureC gene encoding urease subunit alpha, which gives rise to MPATIKRADYAAMFGPTVGDKLRLADTDLIIEVERDLTGPYGEEVKFGGGKVIRDGMGQSQVTRAAGAVDTVITNALIVDHTGIFKADVGLRDGRIHKVGKAGNPDTQPNVDIIVGPGTEVIAGEGRILTAGGFDSHIHFICPQQIDDALHSGLTTMLGGGTGPAHGTLATTCTPGAWHLGRMMQAADAFPMNLAFAGKGNASLPAALEEQILGGACALKLHEDWGTTPAAIDCCLSVADAMDVQVMIHTDTLNESGFVEHTVGAMKGRTIHAFHTEGAGGGHAPDIIKICGEEHVLPSSTNPTRPFTVNTIEEHLDMLMVCHHLDKSIPEDVAFAESRIRRETIAAEDILHDMGAFSIIASDSQAMGRVAEVLIRTWQTADKMKKQRGRLAEEVGENDNFRVRRYIAKYTINPAIAHGLSHEIGSIAEGKRADLVLWDPAFFGVKPEMVLLGGTIAMAQMGDPNASIPTPQPVYSRPMFGAFGRSVENSAVTFVSGAAQADGLRDKLGLAKQTVAVQNTRNIGKRDLKLNSATPQVEVHPETYEVRADGELLTCQPATELPMAQRYFMF
- a CDS encoding urease subunit beta, producing the protein MIPGEVFAAEGDLVLNEGSEAITLMVANTGDRPVQVGSHYHFAETNPALEFDRDAAYGLRLDIASGTAVRFEPGQRREVQLIPISGARRVYGFNQKVMGAL